The following coding sequences lie in one Arabidopsis thaliana chromosome 3, partial sequence genomic window:
- the HDA9 gene encoding histone deacetylase 9 (histone deacetylase 9 (HDA9); FUNCTIONS IN: histone deacetylase activity; INVOLVED IN: histone deacetylation; LOCATED IN: nucleus; EXPRESSED IN: 23 plant structures; EXPRESSED DURING: 13 growth stages; CONTAINS InterPro DOMAIN/s: Histone deacetylase (InterPro:IPR003084), Histone deacetylase superfamily (InterPro:IPR000286); BEST Arabidopsis thaliana protein match is: histone deacetylase 1 (TAIR:AT4G38130.1); Has 8723 Blast hits to 8511 proteins in 1453 species: Archae - 219; Bacteria - 3191; Metazoa - 1512; Fungi - 548; Plants - 472; Viruses - 0; Other Eukaryotes - 2781 (source: NCBI BLink).), with product MRSKDKISYFYDGDVGSVYFGPNHPMKPHRLCMTHHLILAYGLHSKMEVYRPHKAYPIEMAQFHSPDYVEFLQRINPENQNLFPNEMARYNLGEDCPVFEDLFEFCQLYAGGTIDAARRLNNKLCDIAINWAGGLHHAKKCDASGFCYINDLVLGILELLKHHPRVLYIDIDVHHGDGVEEAFYFTDRVMTVSFHKFGDKFFPGTGDVKEIGEREGKFYAINVPLKDGIDDSSFNRLFRTIISKVVEIYQPGAIVLQCGADSLARDRLGCFNLSIDGHAECVKFVKKFNLPLLVTGGGGYTKENVARCWTVETGILLDTELPNEIPENDYIKYFAPDFSLKIPGGHIENLNTKSYISSIKVQILENLRYIQHAPSVQMQEVPPDFYIPDFDEDEQNPDVRADQRSRDKQIQRDDEYFDGDNDNDAS from the exons ATGCGTTCCAAGGACAAAATCTCTTACTTTTATGATG GGGATGTGGGGAGTGTCTATTTTGGTCCGAATCACCCGATGAAACCTCACAGGCTTTGTATGACCCATCATCTTATCCTTGCATATGGCCTGCATAGCAAGATGGAAGTTTAT CGTCCACACAAAGCATATCCTATCGAGATGGCTCAGTTCCATTCTCCTGACTATGTAGAGTTCCTGCAACGAATTAATCCAGAAAACCAGAACTTGTTCCCCAATGAAATGGCTAGAT ATAATCTGGGAGAGGATTGTCCTGTCTTTGAagatttgtttgaattttgtcAACTTTACGCCGGCGGAACCATAG ATGCTGCACGCAGGTTAAACAACAAACTCTGTGACATTGCTATAAATTGGGCGGGCGGGTTGCACCATGCCAAAAAATGTGATGCATCTGGGTTTTGCTACATCAACGATCTCGTGCTAGGAATTCTTGAGTTGTTAAAACACCATCCCCGTGTTCTATACATAGATATAGATGTTCATCATGGTGATGGGGTTGAAGAAGCGTTTTACTTCACTGACAG AGTAATGACTGTTAGCTTTCATAAGTTTGGGGATAAGTTCTTTCCAGGGACAGGCGATGTTAAG gaaataggagaaagagaagggaaaTTTTACGCCATTAATGTGCCGCTGAAGGATGGTATCGATGACAGTAGTTTCAACCGTCTTTTCAGGACT ATAATATCCAAGGTTGTTGAGATATATCAACCGGGTGCAATTGTTCTTCAATGCGGGGCAGATTCACTAGCCAGGGATCGACTAGGATGCTTTAATCTCTCTATTGATG GACATGCTGAATGTGTTAAATTCGTGAAGAAGTTCAATCTTCCCTTACTG GTTACAGGAGGTGGAGGATACACAAAGGAGAATGTAGCTCGTTGTTGGACCGTTGAGACTGGCATTCTTTTGGACACAGAACTTCCTAATG AGATTCCTGAAAACGACTACATAAAGTATTTTGCGCCggatttttctttgaagataCCGGGTGGTCACATT gAGAATCTTAATACCAAATCGTACATCAGTTCCATCAAAGTGCAGATTTTGGAGAATTTGCGATACATTCAACACGCTCCAAGCGTACAAATGCAGGAG GTTCCACCGGATTTCTACATACCGGATTTTGATGAAGACGAACAAAACCCGGATGTACGTGCGGATC AGCGTTCACGGGATAAGCAGATCCAGAGGGATGATGAATATTTCGATGGAGACAACGATAACGATGCGTCATAA